The Astyanax mexicanus isolate ESR-SI-001 chromosome 14, AstMex3_surface, whole genome shotgun sequence genome window below encodes:
- the LOC103041454 gene encoding kelch-like protein 10: MCTRDMNDSAREIWSQLRLEDRVCDVVLKVDGVQFRAHKIILSACSEYFRVLMTSIHWTCSEQREYTIIDVSPDIMELIIEYAYSHKTGITSKNMVDLLIAADKLDIQGLKSLCCSFLEKQLCPENCISILGFSELYSCHDLYQKAYSYTLLHFEEVIREPVENFLELTQSQLSDILDNNKLSVKQEERVFEAVMMWIDHAPQLRSKYIPVLLQKVRMGLMNPNYFLEFVMKDPLVCSNQECQPIVTRVLGTLLSICSNGPTDSFSQDPLSRPRTPSSCLFALSGWNSSFINAVECYNSNVDCWTPLSWVDIDEIPRGYYGTAVLDGHLYVLGGSNNGVYFNTVKKLNPLTQTWQQVGHMQLPRCFVTVAVLDGLIYAMGGHNGRERISSVERYDPKTNQWSLISSMQVVRSDASATALNRKIYICGGYNGRECLFTAECFDPLTNRWSFISRMQSSRSGLGVAALKNLVFAVGGCDGFRRLNSVESYNPDFDQWSIVTPMFERRSNFGIEVLNDRLFVVGGFNGVSATASAECYDAVTKEWYCVQDMMLGRSALKCVAL; encoded by the exons AGTTCTGATGACCAGCATTCACTGGACGTGCTCTGAGCAGAGGGAGTACACCATTATAGATGTGTCTCCAGATATAATGGAGCTCATCATAGAGTACGCCTACAGCCACAAGACCGGCATCACATCTAAGAACATGGTGGATCTTCTGATTGCTGCTGACAAGCTGGACATCCAGGGACTCAAGAGCCTCTGCTGCAGCTTCCTGGAGAAGCAGCTCTGCCCTGAGAACTGCATCAGCATCTTGGG GTTCTCTGAGTTGTACAGCTGTCATGACCTGTATCAGAAGGCGTACAGCTACACGCTGCTGCACTTTGAGGAGGTGATAAGGGAGCCGGTGGAGAACTTCCTGGAGCTCACCCAGTCGCAGCTGAGTGACATCCTCGATAACAACAAGCTGAGCGTGAAGCAGGAGGAGAGGGTATTTGAAGCCGTGATGATGTGGATTGACCACGCCCCTCAGCTCCGCTCAAAGTACATCCCAGTTTTACTGCAGAAG GTGCGGATGGGCCTGATGAATCCAAACTACTTCCTGGAATTTGTGATGAAAGACCCACTGGTCTGCTCCAACCAGGAATGTCAGCCTATCGTCACTCGTGTCCTGGGAACTTTGCTCAGCATCTGCAGCAACGGGCCGACCGACAGCTTCTCCCAAGATCCTTTAAGCCGTCCTCGCACACCTAGCTCCTGCCTGTTCGCTCTTAGCGGCTGGAACAGTAGCTTCATCAATGCCGTCGAGTGCTATAACTCAAATGTAGACTGCTGGACGCCGCTTTCTTGGGTGGATATTGATGAAATCCCAAGAGGTTATTACGGAACAGCCGTTCTAGACGGGCATCTGTATGTGTTGGGGGGTTCCAACAATGGAGTGTACTTCAACACTGTAAAGAAATTGAACCCCCTTACCCAAACCTGGCAACAAGTGGGGCACATGCAGTTGCCCAGATGTTTCGTCACTGTCGCCGTGCTCGATGGCCTCATCTATGCCATGGGTGGCCACAATGGTCGCGAGAGGATAAGTTCAGTGGAGCGCTACGATCCCAAGACCAACCAGTGGAGCCTCATCTCATCCATGCAGGTGGTCAGAAGCGACGCCAGTGCGACCGCCCTCAACAGGAAG ATCTACATCTGTGGAGGCTACAACGGCCGGGAGTGTCTGTTCACGGCTGAGTGCTTTGACCCGCTGACCAATCGGTGGAGTTTTATTTCCCGTATGCAGTCGAGCAGGAGTGGACTGGGTGTTGCTGCTTTAAAAAATCTGGTGTTTGCG GTTGGAGGTTGCGATGGATTTAGACGACTAAATAGTGTTGAATCCTATAACCCCGATTTTGACCAATGGTCAATAGTCACCCCGATGTTTGAGCGTCGCAGCAATTTTGGAATTGAG GTGTTGAACGACCGGCTGTTTGTGGTTGGTGGCTTTAATGGTGTTAGTGCCACTGCCAGTGCAGAATGTTACGATGCCGTAACGAAGGAATG gtattGTGTCCAGGATATGATGCTGGGTCGCAGTGCTCTCAAATGCGTTGCTTTGTGA